The DNA sequence AACTCCCGTTCATTGGGCCAAAATTGATGTGAACAAGCTTTGCTTCCTTTGTTTGCCTTAAAGGCCAGCAACTCCACTCATGAGCTAGCTAATCCAACAAGAGCAAAGCCCAATTTGCTAACCAACAAGCATGATTGAGGGCCTCTCAAAGAGCTTTaagactagtataaatagggaAGAGTTCTGTACTTAAAGGGACTTTTGACACATTTTACTCTTTCACTACACTTTACTTTTATTTCAGGAAGCATACCAGGGAgctattttgttttatttgcaacttcaaatttcaattttaaggcttcttcttcttcatccttcATTCTTCTCTACACTGAGTTTAATTTTCAATTGGCAATTGGTTGTTAAAATTAGAGCTATGATCCACTAAACCCCATTTTTCactagggggaagagctctgttcattcaaatgagttgataactcttattttcttctcaattcaagtggGTTTCtccaagaggaaactcttgttcttcacaGATCCAATCACTACCGAGAGGGGGTTGGAtctatttgaattttttgatgAACTTGAGAAAGGAGTCATAGAATTCAATTTAGAGTTCATACTTTCATAATTCTCTTGATTGATATACATTGGGTTGGTATATGATATGTAACCACCCTTGGTTGAGATCCTGAGAATTGTGTGGCATGAAGGATTAGATATTGAGCTTCACCTCTTCTCATAAACAATTAGAtaacgagagtggcaattgattgtgttgagagaaattgagccaccaagagattgggactCAATTATTCACAATCCGCCATGGATCTATCCtcatgattgagaaggaattAATCACCATCAATTCATGAGAATTTACACCTCTGATCCCCAGTGATTTCTTCCATCAATTCACAattcttttgatctttagtttttttGAATGCCCAccacccaattcccttttacattcaagcaatttatcattcttgccatttaaatttAGCTTTCAATTACTTACAACTTCTCCGCTCTTTATAATTCTGCACTCTACTTTCCTGCACTCTATTCTtcatgtcatttaagtttcttgccatttaaattttagttatttacCTTCATTGCAGTTAATTTGCTTTCCTTATTTTggctcttttaatttcttgtcattACATGTCCTGCAATTACATTCAAGAATTGAATTctcataaaaacaaaacaatGTTTGCCTAACTAAATTACCACTTAACCAAAGTTGCTTAAGctaccaatctctgtgggatcgacctcactctggtgagttttactacttaatacgatccggtatacttgccggttatgtATGAAATCTAATTTTCACGTATCAGACCCTCACTTGTGGAAACACGGAGTAGACCAAGTGATTCGTAGATGTGTCCTGGAAACCGAATACAACCCATTCTTGAATCTTGTCATTCATTCGAGTGTGGTGGCCACTTTGGCCCACAATGGACAGCTAAAAAAGTTTTGGATTACGGATTCTGGTGGCCAACATTGTTCAAGGATGCTAACCAATTTTGGGTGTCATGTCACTAATGTCAAAAGTCCGAAAATGCATCACAAAAGGATGAAATGCCTTAACAACCAATGTtgttttgtgaaatctttgatgtGTGGGGCATAGACTTTATGGAGCCATTTCCTAACTCGAGTGGATATCTTTATATTCTGTTAGCAGTTGATTATGTatcaaagtgggtggaagcaatACCTACCCGCCTTGATGACGCTAATATTGCGATTTCTTTCATTAGAAACAATATTGTATGCCACTATGGGTcgccacgagcaatcgtgagtaACCAAGGTACTCTCTTTTGCAACAGGAAGATAAAAGCACTAATCAAGTGATATGGGGTACTACACAAGGTTGCAACCGCTTACCACCCctaaactaatgggcaagcggAGGTTTCCATCCAAGAGATTAAGAGGATTTTGGAAAAAGTGGTGAATCCACAAAGGAAAGACTGGAGCTCTCAGTTAGGTGATGCATTGTGGGCATATAGGATGGCTTATAAGACTCCGTTAGGGATGAGCCCCTTTCGGATTGTCTATGGGAAGGCGTACCACGTCCTGGTTGAAattgaacataaggcctattgggTGGTTAAGCAATGCAACATAGATTTCACCAAGACAGGTATAACTAGGAAATTGCAACTAGAAGAACTCAAATGCCTTAGGATGGAGGCTTATGAGAATGCACGAATCTATAAAGAGAAGACTAAGGCATTTCATGATCACCATATCCACAAGAAAGATTTCCAAGAGGGTGATGAAGTTTTTCTATACATCTCAAGGCTCAGATTCATGCCCGGAAAGCTCCGTTCAAGTTGGGACAGCCCCTTTAGAGTGAAGGAGGTGAAGCCCTATGGTGTGGTAGAGCTATTCCACCCTTAAAGTGGTGCAACATTCAAAGTGAATGGCCACAGGGTAAAGAAGTATCATGGTTATAAGTCACTAAAGGAAGTGGAAGTGTTCCTTCTTGAAGATGTACCCAAAGGAGGAGAAGCTTAAGCTCATGACCATCCAACTTAAGGATGTTAAAGAAAAGTGCTaagtgggagacaccccaccatggtatgatatTCCTTGTACATAATTTCTTACATGTAGTTTTAGAGCCTTTGTTTGGTTTTGTGAGTTTGTCTAGGTATGCTTGATTTTGTTTGATTGTTGTTGAGATGCTCCTGAGGATTTCATGAATCTTGGTTTGGTTGAATTGGTATTGTCAAAGAAAATGATTCATTTTGAGTATTGCGTGAAATTTTGAGTGTTTTTGAACTATCTAGCTTGATTGACTGCCAAGATTGTGTTAAAATTGCCTTTCCTCGTGTTTATGtctatgaaaaaaataaagagtcGTCTCACACGTAAGCGTGgacgatgcgtacgcgtcgatgcgtCTCCACAACTCCTGGTACAAAAACCATAGAGTTATGCTGGAATTGTGCAAGAATGGTGCTGAGAGCGCAATCCTTCCTATGCGTAAGCGTCCGTGACGCGTTGATGAATCCACATTTCATGGTATTTATTTGCTCTATTTAGGTGGATTTCATCAACCCTTCTTCCACTTATTCAAGGAAATAGAATAGTTTCATGATTTCTTCCTAACTTGCGCTTGaaagtaaaaacatgctttttaggccttttaATTGCTAAATTTTATCCACTTTAatccacgcgtaagcgtggGAGACCCGCATGCGTCACATCTCCGACGCAACTTAAGTGCAGCACCCCTAttttctttatctctttaactcatttcttctattccttcttcctctcttctccttcctttttACCACCTCTTCTCCGACCACCACCACCGACGGCCACCACCTCCGGCGGTCTCAcattttctctctcctctcctCTTCTCACCGACACTCAACTCCACCTTCTTCTCCCTTTAAAGGTTTTatttctcttcctcttttttttttttaaattctcttctttttaattgctttccgctactctattttctttctttttagttgcattttgattttgttgtttacatttcaattttctttcttctctttctttttacaTTTTTCCATGGGTGTTGAACTTCAATGTACTACTTGCATTGGTTGGATATTTTATCACTTGGCTTATTTGTGTTATGTCGTGTTGTTTTAATGATTGGTATTTTATTTTGGGGTGTTACatttttgaatttcttcaacttgcttattttttgaaagtttcacaccaagtgtttgttgAAAAGAACCAATGACATTTTTGTTCATTTATACTTTATGCTTTCAATTTAGTGCTTCTTTCTCATTACACTTGCTTTCTTATTGTGCATTGAGCCTATTGTGCTTCATCTTTACCATCCATATGttcattacccatgacttgctTCTTTGTACCATATTGCAAGAGTTGTGATTCCACTCCCTCTAACTCCACTTTATTCCATTTGCATGCTTCATTGTCTTCGAGTTAGACTAGGTGAATGATTTTCTTGTGCTATTTATCTTTCTTGCATATGCTACTTAGCGTTGTTATTGATGCTTGAGCTCATTCTTCTCACGCTTTTACTTGCATGCTTCTCTCACTCTTACATCTCATGCTAGTGATATGCCCCTATGATTACATTGTTGTCTTGCTTACATGTTACAGCTGCCATGTCTTCAAGATGCTTTATTCCTTTGTGGCATtatttctcacttgcatgttatTATTTAATCATTGTTTCTTTGAGTCTAATGttttctcttttccttcttctttttagGATGGCCATTAGAAGGGACAAGGAAAAGGCTTCGAAAAAGCTGCTTACAAAAAGGGCACCTCAAAGAACAACTACCAAGGCGCGCCCTACACCAAAAGTTACGCCTCCCTTCAAGAGGGTGAAAAGGATCATTCATATTGATGAGCAAGAGAAGGGCAACCCTGCGAAGGACTCCACAAGGTTCACTGATGCGTGAGTATCCTTTCtgtcttttcctagtgaatttgcattcaaattatttagtttaatcaatatttaattacCTTTAGCCACTATGAATTCTGCTTTGAGTTGTTtgcaatttttgtttatttcaggtagcattcggatAGATTTGACAGGGTTTTGTAGCAGAAAGGGAAGAAAGCGAATGATGTTGTCAACCCCGACCTCCATGCACTCAAACagaaataacttgagctacagagatccaattgaCGTGATTCTAGCGAAATTGCAATGCTAACTTCTAGatctttccaacgatatataatagtttacCATTTTTTTCCAATTTGTACTGTTCACTTCACGACAAACTTGAGGAATATCAAGTTTGCGCCAGCTCAAGGCCTCCAAAGAGAAATCACACTGCCATCTCCACGCCGAACTTGAATTTTCTCAAGTAACTCAAGTTTGGCGTCAACTAAAGAAAAGTAAGAGAAAGCAACGTTGCCTCCTCCACGCCGAACTTAGAGTTCTTCAAGTTTGGCGTTAACCTTAATGAGTCCAATGGTCCCCACTTGTCCCAAGATGCATTACACGTGAAGGTTTTGCAAATTTGatttaacttttattattaaaattaggaaaatatattatttagtttttatgaaatatattttatattaattagaattaaatataaaagggaaaagaatcagCCTTTTGGGCTCTTCTCTCCTCTACCTCATTCCGCACTTTACAGTTTTACGAATCCTAgtttttctctctgaaccatgagcaactaaagcTTCAccgttaaggttaggagcttttTCTATTgaatggattgatactattatctttctgttttaattcatgtactgatttataattcaagaattgttttcgttctttattttatgaatttgggtggaacggaagtatgacccttgttctaattgagttctagtataacttgaaaaagctttttacttgaacaatagcttgaaaacaatttctcctaaacTTCTAGTTATCTagacttaacgggatacgtgacatacaatcctcttatatttgggtaattaggatttttgtggcacataaactagaattgagcctcaccttctaattggaattaagtgaccaaggaattggcggttgatgaattttagaggagactaaaaaggtctaaggactTAGTGTTTAGTCacttatagtttgccatgaagtaaatcttgcatgattaaaatagttagaaagaaaagtcaatccggaaaatagataactctgaagttTTAACTGTTTCTCCATATATCATTCACAACTTGTTTATTGCTTGCTTtctgatttattgaatttactgttaatgcttttgaactctTTAAACATCATTTTCTGTtagtctaactaagtaaataaCATAactattgttgcttagtccatcaatcctcataggatcgaccctcattcacttgaggtactacttggtacgacccggtgtaCTTGCGAGTTAGTTTGTAGGTTGTAATATCTGCACGAAacttttggcgccgttgtcggggattgattgtgattgacaactactcgttgtttgattgcttagattaaaaattttttttattaatttaattttagtattattaatttctattttcgtttttttcctttaatttttttcttgcttttcatttCCCATCCCCTGTCCCTGTTTGATTTTACTTCTTTttacttttgattttttttttcaaaacttacGTCCGacccttttctttattttcctttttatttttattttcttttattttcgttttATTTCTGTCCatcactatttttttatttttttatattttattggttttattttatttttgtttttaattttaaaaaaaatattttgatttcttttatttaatttttttctctcataatttctgaaattaagtttggtgttcccttAGTTGTTTTATTCTTCCTAGTTATTTTACTTATTGTGTTTGAATTTTATACTCTGTTTTGcttattagttgttttatttttttttattcagtttattttctttattttatttttcttttattttgttttcttttatattttattttgtcttcaattttttctattatttttattttctttatgttctttcttctttacttgcctgtttaccacatggtgcgtttaattCTGTTTGGTATTTTGTGCTAatgaaaaataatggagagagatcacatgggttactactcacacccaaGGAGTGATTCATATTATTGTGGATGGAGGAACTACCCGGATTTTGGTTGGCAgagtcaaaaccaaagaaactttggtgttccatgttccaactatcaagaaccaccatctccatatttataccaagaaccatcacctctctatccatatcaagaaccatcatttttctacccatatcaagagccaccatctccctattcataccaagaaccatccTCTTTTTACTCTTATCAAGAATCGTCATCTCCTTCTTATTCAtgtcaagagccaccatcttcttattcatatcaagaaccatcagctcttgagctttgCATGAAAGAATTCATACATGATATGAAGATGATTGTCAAAATTATAGAGACATATGTGCAGTTGATTATCAAGCCCCAGGAAGAGGAACAAGGAAATTCCTTCCCAAGAGATACAATGCAAGATTctatggaagaaagtgaggaaatcAATCAAAGCAGTTCATACTCCGGTGGATTAGAGAACTCTCCACCCTCACATATGAAAGAAGAGGAGGATGCACAAATAAAGGAGGTTGTAAAGGATGAAAACAATTATGAGAATCTACACTCCATTGAAGCAGAGAGTGGCATAGAGGGTGAGTTtcttgaaccaccaattcaagaaaTTCTTGATGAAGGGTACACTCCAACCATCACACAACACccaaattttgaaatcaaagaagtgaaggcaaccaAGGAAAGCACTGAAAAGGGGATTCTGAccaagaaatagaagaaaatatctatgaagaagaaaaggttaGCAAAAAGCAATCCAACCTCTACCCCAACAAGCAAGGTGAATCAAGCTAATCACAATAAAAGAAAGCTTGTTAGGAGGAATTTGTATCAGGGGCCACTAATTTTCACCTATCTCCCCTTGGAGACATTTCTTTTAActaactggaagaagaggaagaaaattcaacaatcaagtgtcaagctagtgacattaaagaagcgcttgttgggaggtaacccaactaCTAGTATCCTTGGTTTTGCAGTTACTTTGGTTttgattttattgttattttgattttatcattatagttatttttgttatggttttaaattactttatctcaattttttagaatttttcttgttttacatGTGATTTGGTCATGTAGAATGATTAGAACAGAAATATGagcaattaaaagaaatttttgacaCCCTGGAGTTTGGTGTTGTAAAGTGCACTCTCTATTTACCTTATCATCAGTGGCACCATGGGGGGATGAATGTTTTTCATGGAGGAGCACAGCCGAAAGAATGAGATGGCCACCAGcataactgaggtggttgagttcctttcattctgTTTCCCTTTCCGTTCTTATTTTGTTGTCTTCTGTTTTCTGTTGCTTTGATTTCCTGCATGATCTTTAGTACTTTCTATTCCTAGATTTAGTTTCATTCTGTTATTTgcttttagtaaaaaaaaattgtctcATGTACCACTCACTAAGCTttaatctaaaaagaaaagaaaagaagtgatgtattgcatgagaaattgagtttatatTTATGAGTAGTcatatttacttaaatgtggtggtgttatctgtgattttgaatgcatgatatgaacagtgcatatttgaatttgaatcaaaggatgttgatgtATGAGGAACAAGAATTTAGAGAACTATTATAAATTCTCTGAAGTTAGTGAACGCTTAATCCTTGAATCaaaagaaacaacaaaagaaaaaaaga is a window from the Arachis stenosperma cultivar V10309 chromosome 3, arast.V10309.gnm1.PFL2, whole genome shotgun sequence genome containing:
- the LOC130966394 gene encoding uncharacterized protein LOC130966394, coding for MAYKTPLGMSPFRIVYGKAYHVLVEIEHKAYWVVKQCNIDFTKTGITRKLQLEELKCLRMEAYENARIYKEKTKAFHDHHIHKKDFQEGDEVFLYISRLRFMPGKLRSSWDSPFRVKEVKPYGVVELFHP